The Rhodanobacteraceae bacterium genome window below encodes:
- a CDS encoding group 1 truncated hemoglobin: MRVGLSLVVLSLLLMLGACATVPRDSLYQQLGGAEGVASLVDALIEKSRTDPRIGELFAETDFDYFRERLIEQICELADGPCEYTGLPMSDAHSGMDISEREFNWFVEDLEQAMQQVGLPLAVQNRLLAQLVPMHAEVIRQ; this comes from the coding sequence ATGCGGGTCGGATTGAGTCTGGTGGTCCTGAGTCTGTTGTTGATGCTGGGCGCCTGCGCCACGGTTCCGCGGGATAGCCTGTACCAGCAACTGGGTGGTGCCGAGGGCGTGGCCAGTCTGGTCGATGCCCTGATTGAAAAATCACGCACGGACCCGCGGATCGGCGAACTCTTTGCCGAGACCGATTTTGACTATTTCCGGGAGCGCCTGATCGAACAGATCTGCGAACTGGCCGACGGTCCCTGTGAGTACACCGGGTTGCCGATGAGCGATGCCCACAGCGGCATGGACATCAGCGAGCGCGAATTCAACTGGTTCGTGGAAGACCTCGAGCAGGCCATGCAGCAGGTAGGACTGCCGCTCGCGGTGCAGAACCGCCTTCTGGCGCAGTTGGTGCCGATGCACGCTGAGGTGATTCGGCAGTAG